The genomic region TAATCAGGAAGTCGGCGATTTTGGCCCGTTCCGTCCGCGTCAGCGTATAAAACTGTTCCGGCAGCAGCGGCTCGGTGTAAAACGGCACATCGCCGTACAACCCCATCAGGTGATAGTAGGCCCAGGCCCGCAGCACTTTCGCTTCCGCCTGAATCCGGTTGAAGTTGGCCGCCGGGACGTTCGCTTTGCCCCGTTCCATGCCCGCCAGCAGCGCGTTGGCCCGGGCCACCGTCGTGTACATGAATCCCCAGAAGCTGCTGACCGTCCCGTTGGTCGCGTCATAGTTTCCCTGGGCGATACCCGGCGCGCGTTCGAGGCCGATGTCCGTATAAAGGTCATACAGCACCTGAACGGGCAGGTTGCCCGTGGTCCAGTAGTTCGAACTGTACACCCCGGTCAGGGCCAGATTCATTTCGGCCTCGTTATTATAATAAGAGGCCGAAGCCGGCGTGTCCAGCGGCTGCCGGTCGAGGTAGTCCTCACAACTGGTCAGCGTCAGTGCGGATAGAATAAAGAGAAGTATCTTTTTCATAATTGGTTAAAATCTCAGGTTCAGTCCAGCGGTAAAGGTTTTCATCACGGGATAGAAGTTTCCATCCTGATCTTCCTGCTCGGGGTCGAAGCCTTCCACGAACTGATCGAAGGTCAGCAGATTCTGGCCGCTCACGTACACGCGAACCGAATTGAGGCCCGCTTTCCGGCTGATGACCGCCGGGATGGTGTAACCCAACTGGACGTTTTTCAGACGGAGATACGACCCGTTGCGCATCCAGAAACCCGAATCCCGCTGGTTGTTGTCGATGTTGTTGGTCAGGCGCGGGTAGCTGGCTCCGGTATTGTCGGGCCGCCAGTTGTCCTTCTGCCAGGTGTAGGCCGTGGCGATGAAGTCCGAGGCGAAGAACGCCCAGGCTCCGGTTCCGCTGATGTAGTTGTCGCGCTTGCCGACGCCCTGGAAGAACAGGTTCATGTCGAAGCCTTTCCAGCCGAGGTTGGCGTTGAAGCTGTACTCGTAGCGCGGCTGGCGGTTGCCCAGCACGACCCGGTCGAACTGGTTGATCACCCCGTCAGGCTTGCCTTCCGGACCGCTTACGTCCCGGTATTTGATGTCGCCGGGCGACGTATTGGCCAGGAAGTAAGGCGTGGACGCATTGCCGTCAATGGCGTTCAGCGCGTCGATTTCCTCCTTGGTCTGGAACAGCCCGTCGGCAATGAAGCCGTAGTACGAACGCAGCGGCTGGCCGGGCGTCGAAATAAGGCGGCCTTCGATGATGTCCTGACCACCGAGGTCCAGCACTTCGTTGCGCACGTCCGACAGCACGCCCGTCAGGTCGTAGCGGAAGCCGCCGATGCGGTTTTTGTAGTTCAGCGACAGTTCAAAGCCCCGGTTGCGCATCGATCCGGCGTTGACAAACGGCGCGCTCACCCCCGTATACGCCGGAACGGGACGCACCAGCAGCATATCGCGGATTTTCCGCTCAAACACATCCACCGTCAGCGACAGGTTCTGGAACAAGGTCAGGTCCAGACCGAGGTTGGCCTGCGTCGATGTTTCCCAGGAAATGTTCGGGTTGGCGGCGGTGGTCTGCGCGACGCCCTGCGTGAGGCGGTTGTTGAAGAAGAAGGTAGCGCCCCCGGCCAGATTGGCGGCAAACGGATAAAAGCCGCCGATATTCTGGTTGCCCAGGGCCCCGTACGAAGCCCGGATTTTGGCAAACGTCACGGCATTGCTCAGCCCCGCCATGAAGTTCTCCCGGCTGATGACCCAGCCCACCGAAGCCGAGGGGAAAAAGCCCCACTGCCGGTCCAGCGGCTGGAAGAACCGCGACGAACCGTCGTAGCGGCCGTTCACTTCCAGCAGGTATTTGTCGTTGAAATTGTAGTTGAACCGCCCGAAAAACGACGCCAGAGCGTATTCGCTGATGCCGCCGGTGTTGTTGAGGTTGTTTGTCCCGACGTTGATATACGGCTGGTCCGAGGGCAGGTCCGTCCGCGAGGCCGTCAGCGATTCGTTCACGTAGTCTTCTGACTGTAAGCCCAGCAGCAGGCGGAAGTCGCTTTTACCGATAGTGTGGTAAAAATTCGTTTGCAGCAGGTAGTTGTTCAGACGCTCGCGGGTGATGGCGTCGGCGATGGAGTTTTGACCGGGATACAGCTGGAGGAAGTTCAGCGTATTGGTGGTCAGGTCCGGCCGGAATACCTGATAGTTTTGCAGGAAACGCTTCTGAATCACCTGCCGGACGTTGTTGGAGAACATCGCCTCCACGTCCATGAACTTGAAAGGCTTGTAAATCAGGTTTCCGCGGAATATAGTGTTCGGGCGCTGAAAGCGGTTAAAACCGCTGGCCTCGGCCTGGGCAATCGGGTTCCGGAAGTTACTCTGCCCCGCATCGCCGTACTGATTCGGCCCGAACTTGCCCGCCCCGATGGCCGGAACGCCCAGCATCTGCCGGATGATGAATTCGGCCGTGGTTCCGCCCGGCTGAATCTCCCGCGAGTTGGTGTAAATCAGGTCGCCCTGAAACGACAGTTTATCCGTCAGCTTGATGTCGGAGTTGAAACGCAGGTCGTAGCGGCGGAAACTGGTGTTCTGCGTCAGGCCCTGCTGCTCCAGGAAAGTCCCCGCGCCGAAGAGCTTCACCCGTTCGGTGCCCACCGTCAGATTGACGTTGTGGTTGTGCATGAGGCCGCTGTTGGTCAGCACATCGGCGACCCAGTCGGTGTTATAATACCGGAAATTATCCGCCGGATTGGTGCGGTACTGCTCGATCAGCGCCGGGTCGAAGACAAAGGCGGCCGGGTTGCCCGTCTGGTTACGCTGCGCCAGATTGACCATTTCCATATGCTCCACGGCGCTCACCTTCTCGGGCAGGTTGGTGGCCTGCTGCTGCGACACAAACCCGTTGTAGGACACCTGCACGCCGTCTTTCCCGCGCTTCGTTTTGACTATAATCACCCCGTTGGCGGCCCGCGCCCCGTAGATGGCCGTCGAGGCGGCGTCTTTCAGGACGGTGATGCTCTCGATGTTGTTCGGGTCGATGTTGTTCAGGGTTTCCAGCGAGCCGGGAGCCTGCGGCACGTTGTCGATGACCACCAGCGGCGTGGTGTTGCTGAAAATCGAACCCGCGCCCCGGATGTTGATCCGCGCACCGTCGGCACCGGGGCGGCCCGATTGCTGCGTCACGGAAATCCCCGGCGCGAGACCCTGAAGCAGGTTGGACGAAGTCGCCACCTGACGGGCCAGCAGGTCTTCGTTGCGGATGGCCGCGACCGCCCCGGTCAGGTTGGCACGCCGCTGGGTTCCGTATCCCACGACCACCACTTCGTCCAGATTGTTGCTGGAGGCGCTTAGAACCACGTCAATGACCGAGCGGTTGTTGGCCGGTTCTTCCACGGTCTGGTAACCGATGAAGCTAAAGACCAGGGTCGGATTGCCGTCCACGGTCAGCGAGTACGACCCATCGGCACCGGTCACTGTACCGCGGGTGGTGGACTTGATGCTTACGGAAACGCCGGGGAGCGCGCCGCCATTGGCCCGGTCGGTGACCCGGCCCGTCAGCGTTCGCTGCTGTGCGAATGCGTCCGGACCCATGAATCCAAGCCAGAGCAAAGTAAACAGTATGAGTCTGTTCATGAGGATAGGTTATTGATTAAAGTTGGTAAATCTACACCTCGCAACCGGCAAGTACTAACCCATTTACGGGGATTTTTACCAGAACAATTACTTAGAAAGCAGAATTGCCGGTTTAATCAACTCATTATCAAGACTCACGCAACGACTCGTTTCTTAAATATTTTAAAATAGAATTATCGCCTGATGTTTACGCCCGCCTGCCGGTATTTTTCCGCCAGTTCGTCGGGCGCATCCGCATCGGTCAGTAAGGTGTGAATCAGGGTCAGGGGCGCAAACTGGTAGTAACTTTCCCGTTCAAGTTTGGTGGAATCGCAGAGCAGAAATGTCTTTTGGGCATGGGCCGCCATCGCCAGCGTAATTTCCGCCTCTTTCTCGCTATGCGCCGTCAGTCCACTTTTGAGGGAAATGCCGTCCACGCCGACAAACGCCTTTGTGGCGCGGTAACGGGCCAGATGTTCGCCCGCCATCCGCCCGTGCACGGCCCGGCGCTGCTTATCCACCTCTCCCCCCACCAGATTAACCGCCACCTCGGAGGCCATGAGTTCCTCCACAACGGGTAGCGAGTTGGTCACCACCGTGATTTTTTTGTTTCGGATAAACGGACACAGGCGAAAGACGGTACTGCCGCAATCCAGAAACAGAATATCGCCTTCCTCCACCTCCGCGGCGGCCAGCCGGGCGATGTGGTCCTTTCGCTCCGCGTTCGCGGCCGCCTTGTTTTCAAATTTCACCGGACGCGGAGCCAACCCTACCTTCATCGCCCCGCCATGCGTGCGGTAAACCAGCCCGTCAGCCGCCAGCTGGGTCAAATCCCGCCGGATTGTCATCTCCGACGATTGCAGCAGTTCTGCCAGTTCCCGGACCTCCGCCGCGCCCTTTTGCTCAATAATCGCTAAAATTTTATGATGCCTACTTTGAAATGCCATTTCCGGTTCGTTGATTTGAACAAATTTAAACAAAAACAAACATTTTCAAACAATGACTGCCGCGATTGAAATTCTGGATGAAAAACTGCTTTCAGACAACTGGTACATTCTCAAGAAAATAACCTACCGCTACCAGCGCCGGAACGGCTCCTGGGAAATCCAGTCCCGCGAGGCGTATGACCGGGGCAACGGGGCCGTCATCCTGCTCCACAATCCGA from Tellurirhabdus rosea harbors:
- a CDS encoding SusC/RagA family TonB-linked outer membrane protein — protein: MNRLILFTLLWLGFMGPDAFAQQRTLTGRVTDRANGGALPGVSVSIKSTTRGTVTGADGSYSLTVDGNPTLVFSFIGYQTVEEPANNRSVIDVVLSASSNNLDEVVVVGYGTQRRANLTGAVAAIRNEDLLARQVATSSNLLQGLAPGISVTQQSGRPGADGARINIRGAGSIFSNTTPLVVIDNVPQAPGSLETLNNIDPNNIESITVLKDAASTAIYGARAANGVIIVKTKRGKDGVQVSYNGFVSQQQATNLPEKVSAVEHMEMVNLAQRNQTGNPAAFVFDPALIEQYRTNPADNFRYYNTDWVADVLTNSGLMHNHNVNLTVGTERVKLFGAGTFLEQQGLTQNTSFRRYDLRFNSDIKLTDKLSFQGDLIYTNSREIQPGGTTAEFIIRQMLGVPAIGAGKFGPNQYGDAGQSNFRNPIAQAEASGFNRFQRPNTIFRGNLIYKPFKFMDVEAMFSNNVRQVIQKRFLQNYQVFRPDLTTNTLNFLQLYPGQNSIADAITRERLNNYLLQTNFYHTIGKSDFRLLLGLQSEDYVNESLTASRTDLPSDQPYINVGTNNLNNTGGISEYALASFFGRFNYNFNDKYLLEVNGRYDGSSRFFQPLDRQWGFFPSASVGWVISRENFMAGLSNAVTFAKIRASYGALGNQNIGGFYPFAANLAGGATFFFNNRLTQGVAQTTAANPNISWETSTQANLGLDLTLFQNLSLTVDVFERKIRDMLLVRPVPAYTGVSAPFVNAGSMRNRGFELSLNYKNRIGGFRYDLTGVLSDVRNEVLDLGGQDIIEGRLISTPGQPLRSYYGFIADGLFQTKEEIDALNAIDGNASTPYFLANTSPGDIKYRDVSGPEGKPDGVINQFDRVVLGNRQPRYEYSFNANLGWKGFDMNLFFQGVGKRDNYISGTGAWAFFASDFIATAYTWQKDNWRPDNTGASYPRLTNNIDNNQRDSGFWMRNGSYLRLKNVQLGYTIPAVISRKAGLNSVRVYVSGQNLLTFDQFVEGFDPEQEDQDGNFYPVMKTFTAGLNLRF
- a CDS encoding DeoR/GlpR family DNA-binding transcription regulator, with amino-acid sequence MAFQSRHHKILAIIEQKGAAEVRELAELLQSSEMTIRRDLTQLAADGLVYRTHGGAMKVGLAPRPVKFENKAAANAERKDHIARLAAAEVEEGDILFLDCGSTVFRLCPFIRNKKITVVTNSLPVVEELMASEVAVNLVGGEVDKQRRAVHGRMAGEHLARYRATKAFVGVDGISLKSGLTAHSEKEAEITLAMAAHAQKTFLLCDSTKLERESYYQFAPLTLIHTLLTDADAPDELAEKYRQAGVNIRR